A single genomic interval of Asinibacterium sp. OR53 harbors:
- a CDS encoding alpha-2-macroglobulin has protein sequence MALKKMGMIMAMMLCIGFVHAQQKDTAYQKEWKEIDSLIVIKSLPKSALVKLDALQKKVSQQQQAQVIKCLIYRYSLQDQLSENDPSRAVQTLLASIDNTDNTVQKSILKALVAKKLYEYFNRYRWRFYNRKATVHYAKADISTWGIADFHKAITQYFLEALADKEILLHTSLKDFEAILIKGNRHCSSLYHLLANEALVYFKSGDPYSNDPLYVSRISDPVALSGRDAFIRHPFLAKDNSKLELIALQLYQHLLTVTTNADELVETDIERIEWVYGHAQFNNKESAYRSALETIISNNKQVSSIAKAWIDLAQLELQKAGNYQASVDTSNRYAYVKAKKIIDNALSSIDKNNPWRNDFQPLLSLIAAKELSSQTEQVNIPGKPFRALVSFRNIDTVYARIIRIDTKELPNQYWEDGYWKKITSLETYRAFSQALPVTNDYRQHAVEIKIDGLAVGRYALLCSNSPLFNDSLNKLSVQFFSVSNISYVRNDRDFFVLNRENGQPLANVNVAIFSEQRLIDNKQTDRNGYFMYRETNNRSRNTRYVFSKGKDELRLDATEFIPYQNDLSIDDVQDTEADDFENGNSRIFFFTDRSIYRPGQYVYFKGIAVKKNRQTRMSRLITRKDSGWVYLYNVNGKRVDSVHFSLNDYGSFSGRFQVPQNTLTGIFSIQTNWKIYSSAAVSVEAYKRPRFFAGFDKVKGSYRLNDSVTVHGNATAYAGNSINGAKVSYTVKRNTRYLNPWLRGNYIPMQSPSIEIAHGEVTTDDHGKFNIPFKALADDHANREANPVFNFEVSVSITDINGETRTASTIVKVGYASIILQANIPDVLPTDSFAQLKLSATNLDGQPEQVKVHVSIYPLEAPQQPVRKRYWQNPDLFVMSRDEFTRYFPNDEYENESNYRTWKAGAVVTSSTIDTKESGTWQLTPGILHSGYYKIESVATDAYGQEVKDIKYIQLFSITKGPYTTASYQFSYTIKGMALPGDTARFYAASMADQVYVIRRTDRPGKAGRAYSFNTRNKGFETIAFTTTEADRGGVGIAEVFVYNNRVYTSQYNVLVPWTNKQLTVSYASFRNHTEPGSKEQWTVQVKGEKGQQQAAELLTGMYDASLDQFKPHGWNIPAIWETNYWRNGFIASTNFSAATANQNYLAVPDVEFIEHTYDHLPVNANEFWSRYSIKWENDSTASISVQLHPSPEMLNEVVTVGAAGRNKISYADYSRTDNSSLSVNANGDTIVNNKKIEPQKIRTDFNETAFFFPQLYADSLGNYGFSFTMPEALTTWKWMTLAHTKDLAFGAATQSIITQKTLMVQPNLPRFLREGDQVELSSKIANLGAQELTGQATLELIDATTGTPVDGWFQNVFPLQYFTAEPGKSTIVKFPIQVPFSFNKPLTWRIVAKAGNYSDGEENTLPVVTNRILVTESLPLFLQKDTTQSFRFEKLLYTSSETLTHEGLTVEYTTNPTWYAVKALPYLIEYPYECAEQTFNRVYANALAAYILQKNPKIKQVLDQWITDTSAAQSNLQKNQALKQLLIEETPWVFDAENEASQSKNLALLLDLAKLDQQTDQFIEKLQQLQLPSGGFAWFKGGYEDRYMTNYILTGIGKLKRLGAFNAGMASRLNPIIGNAIKWLDNKMQEDYQSIHQNKTTGHKQWQLSSEQIQYLYMRSFFKDIAQTAPEAYRYFYNAGKQHWNDQNQYNQAMLGLAFYRNNDVQFVNTTLLPSILENTVENTAQGSLHWKSQQTCFWYTSPIEHQSIMISFLQELQQDNKSKSLLSAINKARTWLLLNKQTNNWKTTVATADACYALLQSGSGWLNTESKLSIRLGNYTINNNTGKQQAGTGYFNTHIDGKSVKPEMGAVTVQIASTRSYNEQPPSWGSVYWQYFENLDKITAAATPLSLSRKLFVERNTENGKALDPVKEGEELKLGDKVVVRIELKSDRDMEYLHLKDMRAAAMEPVNVLSAYKWQDGLGYYESTRDASTNFFISYLRKGTYVFEYPTFVTQTGVFSVGIATIQCMYAPEFNSHSEGFNIRVGK, from the coding sequence ATGGCTTTAAAGAAGATGGGTATGATAATGGCGATGATGTTGTGCATAGGCTTTGTTCATGCACAACAAAAGGACACCGCTTATCAGAAAGAATGGAAAGAGATCGATTCACTGATAGTAATCAAAAGTCTTCCCAAATCGGCACTTGTTAAACTGGATGCGTTACAGAAGAAAGTGAGCCAGCAGCAACAGGCACAGGTTATCAAATGCCTCATTTATCGATATTCGCTGCAAGACCAGTTGTCGGAAAATGATCCCAGCCGGGCAGTGCAAACATTACTGGCTTCTATCGACAACACCGACAATACTGTTCAAAAAAGCATCCTGAAAGCGTTGGTAGCAAAAAAACTGTATGAATACTTCAATAGGTACCGTTGGCGCTTTTACAACCGGAAAGCGACTGTTCATTATGCCAAAGCTGATATAAGCACCTGGGGCATTGCTGATTTTCACAAAGCCATCACGCAATATTTCCTGGAAGCTTTAGCCGATAAAGAAATATTACTTCATACCAGTCTCAAAGATTTTGAAGCCATATTGATCAAAGGCAACAGGCACTGTTCTTCCTTATATCATTTGCTGGCCAATGAAGCATTGGTGTACTTCAAATCGGGCGACCCTTATTCAAACGATCCGCTGTATGTTTCCAGGATCAGCGATCCCGTTGCTTTATCAGGAAGAGATGCATTTATCAGGCATCCATTTCTTGCAAAGGATAACAGCAAGCTTGAACTGATTGCCCTTCAATTATACCAGCACCTCTTAACTGTTACCACGAATGCCGATGAGTTGGTGGAAACCGATATCGAACGGATTGAATGGGTGTATGGTCATGCACAGTTCAACAACAAGGAATCGGCTTACAGGTCTGCACTGGAAACGATTATATCAAACAACAAACAGGTGTCATCCATTGCAAAAGCCTGGATAGACCTGGCGCAACTGGAGTTGCAAAAGGCTGGTAACTACCAGGCATCGGTAGACACCAGCAATCGTTATGCTTATGTAAAGGCAAAAAAAATCATTGACAATGCGCTTTCCAGTATTGACAAAAACAATCCCTGGCGTAACGATTTCCAGCCATTGTTATCACTGATCGCAGCAAAAGAGTTAAGCTCTCAAACCGAACAAGTAAATATTCCCGGTAAACCCTTCCGGGCATTGGTAAGTTTCCGAAACATCGACACTGTTTATGCAAGGATCATACGCATTGATACAAAAGAACTGCCCAACCAGTATTGGGAAGACGGTTACTGGAAGAAGATCACTTCATTGGAAACATACAGGGCCTTCTCCCAGGCGCTGCCTGTTACCAATGATTACCGGCAGCACGCTGTTGAGATCAAGATAGACGGGCTTGCTGTTGGCCGTTATGCTCTGTTGTGTTCAAACAGTCCGCTATTCAATGACAGCCTCAACAAACTGAGTGTTCAGTTCTTTTCTGTTTCCAATATCAGTTATGTCCGTAATGATCGTGATTTCTTTGTGCTGAACCGTGAGAACGGCCAGCCATTAGCGAATGTAAATGTGGCCATCTTTAGCGAGCAACGCCTTATTGACAATAAGCAAACAGACCGGAATGGTTATTTCATGTACCGTGAAACGAACAATCGAAGCCGCAATACCCGGTATGTTTTCAGCAAAGGAAAAGATGAGCTCCGACTCGATGCAACTGAATTCATTCCTTACCAAAACGATCTATCCATCGATGATGTACAGGATACCGAAGCGGATGATTTCGAAAACGGCAACAGCAGGATATTCTTTTTTACCGACCGTTCTATTTACAGGCCGGGGCAGTACGTTTATTTCAAAGGCATTGCTGTTAAAAAAAATCGCCAGACCAGGATGAGCAGGTTGATTACCCGTAAAGATTCAGGCTGGGTGTACCTGTACAATGTTAATGGCAAAAGGGTGGATTCTGTTCATTTCTCACTGAATGACTATGGTTCATTCAGCGGCCGGTTCCAGGTTCCACAAAATACACTGACTGGTATTTTTTCCATTCAAACAAACTGGAAGATCTATTCAAGCGCTGCTGTTTCTGTTGAAGCTTACAAAAGGCCCAGGTTCTTTGCCGGTTTTGACAAAGTAAAAGGCAGTTATCGCCTGAATGATTCGGTAACTGTGCATGGCAATGCCACTGCCTATGCCGGCAATAGCATCAACGGCGCTAAAGTTAGCTATACTGTTAAAAGAAATACCCGTTACCTGAACCCCTGGCTGCGCGGCAATTACATACCAATGCAATCGCCTTCGATAGAAATTGCACATGGTGAAGTAACCACCGATGATCATGGCAAATTCAATATTCCCTTCAAAGCATTGGCAGATGATCATGCGAACAGGGAAGCCAATCCTGTATTCAATTTCGAAGTATCGGTGAGCATAACGGATATCAACGGCGAAACGCGTACGGCCAGCACCATCGTAAAAGTTGGTTATGCGTCTATTATACTGCAGGCCAATATACCAGATGTATTGCCCACTGACAGTTTTGCCCAACTCAAGTTGAGTGCAACCAATCTCGACGGGCAGCCGGAACAGGTTAAAGTGCATGTCAGCATCTATCCGCTGGAGGCGCCGCAACAACCTGTGAGAAAACGTTACTGGCAGAATCCTGATCTGTTCGTGATGAGTCGCGATGAGTTTACCAGGTATTTTCCGAATGATGAATATGAGAATGAATCGAATTACCGGACATGGAAAGCTGGGGCCGTTGTAACATCTTCTACCATCGATACCAAAGAAAGCGGAACCTGGCAATTGACTCCGGGCATATTACACAGTGGCTATTACAAGATCGAATCTGTTGCTACCGATGCATACGGACAGGAAGTGAAAGACATTAAATACATACAGCTGTTTAGCATCACCAAAGGACCATACACTACTGCATCGTATCAATTCAGTTATACAATTAAGGGAATGGCGCTGCCGGGTGATACAGCCAGGTTTTATGCTGCTTCGATGGCCGACCAGGTTTATGTAATTCGCAGAACCGACCGTCCGGGGAAAGCCGGAAGAGCTTATAGTTTTAATACCCGCAATAAAGGATTTGAAACCATTGCGTTTACAACAACTGAAGCGGACCGCGGGGGTGTTGGGATTGCTGAAGTCTTTGTTTACAACAACAGGGTTTATACCAGCCAGTATAATGTGCTCGTTCCCTGGACGAATAAGCAATTGACAGTGAGCTATGCCAGTTTCCGTAACCACACCGAGCCCGGAAGCAAGGAACAATGGACTGTACAGGTGAAGGGAGAGAAAGGCCAGCAGCAAGCCGCAGAATTGCTTACCGGTATGTATGATGCTTCATTGGACCAATTCAAACCGCATGGCTGGAACATACCTGCTATTTGGGAAACCAATTATTGGCGGAATGGTTTTATTGCATCTACTAATTTCAGCGCAGCAACTGCCAACCAGAATTACCTAGCAGTACCTGATGTTGAATTTATTGAACATACTTATGATCATTTGCCTGTTAATGCCAATGAATTTTGGAGCAGGTATAGCATAAAATGGGAGAATGATTCTACGGCTTCGATAAGTGTTCAGTTACATCCTAGTCCGGAAATGCTGAATGAAGTAGTAACGGTGGGTGCAGCCGGTAGAAATAAAATATCTTACGCCGATTATTCAAGGACAGACAACAGCAGTCTCTCTGTTAATGCCAACGGCGATACTATCGTCAATAACAAAAAGATCGAGCCGCAGAAAATAAGAACTGATTTCAACGAAACCGCTTTCTTCTTCCCGCAACTTTATGCCGACTCACTGGGCAATTATGGTTTCAGCTTTACCATGCCGGAGGCACTTACCACCTGGAAATGGATGACTCTCGCACATACGAAAGACCTTGCTTTTGGCGCTGCTACACAATCAATCATAACCCAAAAAACACTCATGGTACAACCCAATCTGCCACGTTTTCTTCGCGAAGGCGACCAGGTTGAATTGAGTAGTAAGATCGCCAACCTGGGGGCACAGGAACTAACAGGCCAGGCAACACTTGAGCTGATCGACGCTACTACCGGAACGCCGGTGGATGGCTGGTTCCAGAACGTTTTCCCTCTTCAATATTTTACCGCTGAGCCAGGAAAAAGTACTATTGTTAAATTCCCGATACAGGTGCCTTTCAGTTTCAACAAACCACTCACCTGGCGAATTGTAGCAAAAGCGGGCAATTACAGTGATGGGGAAGAAAATACCCTGCCTGTTGTCACCAACCGTATATTGGTTACCGAAAGTCTGCCGTTGTTCCTTCAGAAAGATACTACGCAGTCGTTCCGCTTTGAGAAACTGCTGTACACATCCAGCGAAACGCTTACGCATGAAGGGTTAACGGTTGAATACACGACCAATCCCACCTGGTATGCGGTAAAAGCCTTGCCTTATCTTATCGAATATCCCTACGAATGTGCAGAGCAAACGTTCAACCGTGTGTATGCCAATGCGCTTGCCGCTTATATCCTGCAAAAGAATCCAAAGATCAAACAGGTATTGGATCAATGGATAACAGATACCAGCGCTGCACAAAGCAACCTGCAAAAGAACCAGGCGCTGAAACAACTATTGATAGAAGAAACGCCCTGGGTTTTTGATGCTGAGAACGAAGCGAGCCAGTCAAAGAACCTGGCTTTGCTGCTGGACCTTGCAAAGCTTGATCAACAAACCGACCAGTTCATTGAAAAATTACAGCAGTTACAATTGCCCAGTGGTGGCTTTGCATGGTTCAAAGGAGGGTATGAAGACCGGTATATGACCAATTATATTCTTACCGGCATTGGCAAGCTGAAACGGCTGGGTGCATTCAACGCTGGTATGGCCTCACGCCTCAATCCTATTATTGGCAATGCTATTAAATGGCTTGATAATAAAATGCAGGAAGACTATCAAAGCATCCACCAAAATAAAACTACCGGTCATAAGCAATGGCAATTGTCTTCCGAACAAATTCAATACCTGTATATGCGCAGTTTTTTCAAGGATATTGCACAAACTGCTCCCGAAGCCTACCGGTATTTTTATAACGCTGGCAAACAACATTGGAATGATCAGAATCAATATAACCAGGCCATGTTGGGGCTGGCCTTTTACCGCAACAATGACGTGCAATTTGTGAACACCACCCTCCTTCCTTCCATACTGGAAAATACGGTTGAAAATACTGCGCAAGGCAGTCTTCACTGGAAATCGCAGCAGACCTGTTTCTGGTATACCTCACCTATTGAGCATCAAAGTATAATGATCTCATTCCTGCAGGAATTACAACAGGATAACAAAAGCAAGTCTTTATTGTCTGCCATCAACAAAGCGAGAACCTGGTTGTTATTGAACAAACAAACCAATAACTGGAAAACGACTGTAGCTACCGCTGATGCCTGTTATGCCTTATTGCAAAGTGGCAGCGGGTGGCTCAACACCGAAAGCAAATTGTCTATCCGTCTGGGCAATTATACCATCAATAATAATACTGGAAAGCAGCAGGCTGGTACTGGTTATTTTAATACACATATCGATGGCAAATCTGTAAAACCCGAAATGGGCGCTGTTACTGTGCAGATCGCTTCAACACGCAGTTATAACGAACAGCCTCCCAGTTGGGGTAGTGTGTACTGGCAATATTTTGAAAACCTTGACAAGATCACAGCCGCAGCTACTCCTTTATCGTTATCAAGAAAATTATTTGTGGAAAGAAACACAGAAAATGGCAAAGCGCTCGATCCGGTTAAAGAAGGAGAAGAATTAAAACTGGGTGATAAAGTGGTGGTACGGATAGAATTGAAAAGCGACCGCGACATGGAATACCTGCACCTCAAAGACATGCGGGCGGCTGCCATGGAGCCGGTGAATGTATTAAGTGCTTACAAATGGCAGGATGGACTGGGTTATTACGAGAGTACAAGAGATGCCAGCACGAATTTCTTCATTAGTTACCTGCGGAAAGGCACTTATGTTTTCGAATACCCGACCTTTGTAACCCAAACCGGCGTTTTCTCGGTTGGCATAGCGACGATCCAGTGTATGTACGCGCCCGAGTTCAACAGCCATTCCGAAGGATTCAACATCAGGGTAGGAAAATAA
- the sucD gene encoding succinate--CoA ligase subunit alpha produces the protein MSVLVNKQSKIIVQGFTGTEGTFHATQMIEYGTQVVGGVTPGKGGSTHLDRPVFNTVADAVKNTGANVSIIFVPPAFAADAIMEAAEAGIALVVCITEGIPVQDMVKVKNYLLGTKTRLIGPNCPGVITAGEAKVGIMPGFIFKPGRIGIVSKSGTLTYEAADQVVKAGLGISTAIGIGGDPIIGTPTKEAVELLMNDPETDGIIMIGEIGGSMEAEAARWIKDNKKKPVVGFIAGQTAPPGRRMGHAGAIIGGADDTAAAKMKIMAECGIAVVASPADIGKTIAEVLKK, from the coding sequence ATGTCAGTATTAGTGAACAAACAATCAAAGATCATTGTTCAGGGTTTTACCGGAACAGAGGGTACCTTCCATGCTACCCAAATGATCGAATATGGCACGCAGGTAGTGGGTGGTGTTACGCCCGGTAAAGGTGGCAGCACGCACCTCGACAGACCCGTTTTCAACACTGTGGCCGATGCAGTAAAGAATACCGGCGCCAATGTGAGTATCATATTTGTTCCGCCGGCTTTTGCAGCCGATGCCATCATGGAAGCAGCCGAAGCTGGTATTGCACTGGTTGTATGTATCACAGAAGGCATTCCGGTGCAGGACATGGTAAAAGTGAAAAACTATTTACTGGGAACGAAGACCCGTTTGATCGGACCCAACTGTCCGGGTGTGATCACCGCCGGCGAAGCCAAAGTAGGTATCATGCCTGGCTTTATTTTCAAACCAGGCCGTATTGGCATCGTTTCAAAAAGCGGTACCCTTACTTATGAAGCGGCAGACCAGGTGGTGAAAGCCGGACTCGGCATCAGCACTGCTATCGGTATCGGTGGCGACCCCATCATTGGCACGCCTACCAAAGAAGCCGTTGAATTGCTGATGAACGATCCCGAAACCGATGGTATCATCATGATCGGTGAGATCGGTGGCAGCATGGAAGCCGAAGCGGCACGTTGGATCAAAGACAACAAGAAAAAACCCGTAGTAGGATTCATCGCCGGTCAGACAGCGCCTCCCGGCCGCCGTATGGGACATGCCGGCGCCATCATCGGTGGTGCAGACGATACTGCTGCTGCCAAGATGAAGATCATGGCTGAATGTGGTATTGCTGTTGTTGCCAGTCCCGCCGATATTGGCAAGACCATAGCCGAGGTATTGAAAAAATAA
- the efp gene encoding elongation factor P, whose protein sequence is MATTSDISRGMILKLDGSLYSVVEFGENKTARAAAKVWAKLKGVDNNRSIEKTWNSGENIFPVRVEKKAFQFLYKDDSGYNLMNNETFEQIVLGEEMIDAPQFLKDGSEVFVFINTETELPIGAELPEKIVVKITYCEPGLRGDTATRALKAATVETGATVMVPLFVEDGELIRVNTKTGDYVERVKE, encoded by the coding sequence ATGGCAACTACATCCGACATCAGTCGTGGTATGATTTTGAAACTAGATGGCAGCCTGTATTCCGTGGTGGAATTCGGAGAGAACAAAACAGCGCGAGCCGCGGCAAAAGTGTGGGCGAAACTGAAAGGTGTTGATAACAACCGCTCTATTGAAAAAACATGGAACAGCGGTGAAAACATTTTCCCTGTACGTGTAGAGAAAAAAGCGTTCCAGTTCCTGTACAAAGACGATTCAGGTTATAACCTGATGAACAATGAAACCTTTGAACAGATTGTGCTGGGAGAAGAAATGATCGATGCGCCCCAGTTCCTGAAAGATGGTTCTGAAGTATTTGTATTCATCAATACGGAAACCGAATTACCCATTGGTGCAGAACTTCCCGAAAAGATCGTCGTAAAGATCACTTATTGCGAACCCGGTCTGCGTGGCGATACCGCTACCCGCGCCCTGAAAGCCGCTACTGTTGAAACAGGCGCTACTGTTATGGTGCCGCTGTTCGTGGAAGATGGTGAACTGATCCGCGTTAATACCAAGACCGGCGACTACGTGGAAAGGGTGAAAGAATAA
- the accB gene encoding acetyl-CoA carboxylase biotin carboxyl carrier protein — protein sequence MDLKQIHELIKIINKSNIGEISIEDKDGKVTIKQKEEQVVTLASPAHHQVITTAPAPQPAANPAPAAPAAPAAPAKTDNLITIKSPMIGTFYRRSSPDKPVLADVGTEITPGKVVCIIEAMKLFNEIESEISGTIVKVLVDDASPVEYDQPLFLVEPA from the coding sequence ATGGACTTAAAACAGATTCATGAATTGATCAAAATCATCAATAAGAGTAACATTGGTGAGATCAGTATAGAAGACAAAGATGGCAAGGTGACCATCAAACAAAAGGAAGAGCAGGTTGTAACGCTGGCTTCTCCTGCCCATCACCAGGTGATCACAACAGCTCCCGCCCCTCAACCCGCTGCAAACCCCGCCCCAGCCGCTCCAGCCGCTCCAGCCGCCCCCGCTAAAACAGATAACCTTATTACCATAAAAAGCCCCATGATAGGAACCTTCTATCGCAGATCATCCCCCGATAAACCGGTGCTGGCAGATGTGGGAACGGAGATCACACCCGGTAAAGTGGTGTGCATTATAGAAGCGATGAAATTGTTCAATGAAATTGAAAGTGAAATAAGCGGTACCATCGTAAAAGTGTTGGTAGATGATGCGAGCCCGGTTGAATACGATCAGCCTTTATTTCTGGTTGAGCCGGCCTAG
- the accC gene encoding acetyl-CoA carboxylase biotin carboxylase subunit, with protein sequence MFKKVLIANRGEIALRVIRTCREMGIKTVAVYSTADKDSLHVRFADEAVCIGKPQSADSYLNIPHIMAAAEITNADAVHPGYGFLAENARFSQICADHGIKFIGPTPEMINKMGDKITAKDTMIKAGVPVVPGGEGLLESPEQAKLLAKEVGYPVILKATAGGGGKGMRVVWEEKELEKAYTTAKVEAAASFKNDGIYMEKFVEEPRHIEIQVAGDQYGTVCHLSERDCSIQRRHQKLVEESPSPFMTPELRQRMGEAAIKAAAAINYESVGTIEFLVDKHRNFYFMEMNTRIQVEHCVTEEVINFDLIKEQIKIAMGEKISGRNYEPQMHAIECRINAEDPYNDFRPSPGKITTLHTPGGHGVRVDSHVYTGYVIPPYYDSMIGKLITVAQTREEAISTMYRALSEYVIEGVKTTIPFHLQLMQNEDFRSGNFTTKFLESFKMK encoded by the coding sequence ATGTTTAAGAAGGTATTAATAGCTAACCGTGGAGAGATCGCGTTGCGTGTGATCAGGACCTGCCGGGAAATGGGAATCAAAACAGTGGCAGTGTATTCCACAGCCGATAAGGATAGTCTTCATGTACGCTTTGCAGATGAAGCGGTTTGTATCGGTAAACCCCAGAGTGCAGACTCATACCTGAATATCCCTCATATCATGGCTGCTGCCGAGATCACCAATGCCGATGCTGTGCATCCAGGCTATGGTTTCCTCGCAGAGAATGCCCGCTTTTCACAGATATGTGCCGATCATGGCATCAAGTTCATCGGGCCTACACCTGAAATGATCAATAAGATGGGTGATAAGATCACCGCTAAAGACACCATGATCAAAGCCGGTGTGCCGGTGGTGCCTGGAGGAGAAGGGTTGTTGGAGAGCCCGGAACAAGCCAAATTGCTTGCGAAGGAAGTAGGGTATCCTGTGATCCTGAAAGCTACTGCCGGTGGCGGTGGTAAAGGTATGCGCGTAGTATGGGAAGAAAAAGAACTGGAAAAAGCATATACCACGGCCAAAGTAGAAGCTGCCGCTTCTTTCAAGAACGATGGCATCTACATGGAGAAATTTGTAGAAGAACCCAGGCATATTGAAATACAGGTAGCGGGCGACCAGTATGGTACTGTTTGTCACCTCAGCGAGCGCGACTGTTCTATCCAGCGCCGGCACCAGAAACTGGTAGAAGAATCACCTTCACCATTCATGACACCTGAATTGCGCCAGCGTATGGGAGAAGCTGCCATCAAAGCGGCGGCGGCCATCAATTACGAGAGCGTGGGTACGATTGAGTTCCTGGTAGACAAGCACCGCAATTTCTACTTCATGGAAATGAATACCCGTATACAGGTAGAACACTGTGTAACGGAGGAAGTGATCAATTTCGATCTCATCAAGGAACAGATCAAAATTGCCATGGGTGAAAAAATATCCGGCCGCAATTATGAACCCCAGATGCACGCGATTGAATGCCGTATCAATGCAGAAGATCCTTATAATGATTTCAGGCCTTCGCCGGGTAAGATCACTACATTACATACACCGGGCGGACATGGCGTTCGCGTAGACAGTCATGTGTACACCGGTTATGTGATCCCGCCTTATTACGATTCAATGATTGGTAAACTGATCACGGTAGCGCAAACCAGGGAAGAAGCCATCAGCACCATGTACCGCGCTTTGAGCGAATATGTGATAGAAGGAGTGAAGACTACTATTCCATTCCACCTGCAACTGATGCAGAACGAAGATTTCCGAAGCGGAAATTTCACGACGAAGTTTTTGGAGTCTTTTAAGATGAAATAA